Proteins co-encoded in one Flavivirga eckloniae genomic window:
- a CDS encoding VOC family protein codes for MTKKYNPVVYFEIPVTDIDRAIKFYKSVFNLTFEREVIDKNEMALFPFLDESAGISGALAKGEIYKPTNNGVVIYFKTENIDKSLRMAIESGGQLLYPKTSNGDLGFVAEFEDSEGNRIALHQSSN; via the coding sequence ATGACAAAGAAATACAATCCAGTTGTTTATTTTGAAATTCCGGTTACGGACATTGATAGAGCAATTAAATTTTATAAATCTGTATTTAACCTCACTTTTGAAAGAGAAGTAATTGACAAAAATGAAATGGCTTTGTTTCCATTCTTGGACGAAAGCGCTGGAATTTCAGGAGCATTAGCGAAAGGGGAAATCTACAAGCCAACAAATAATGGAGTTGTGATTTACTTTAAAACCGAAAACATAGACAAGTCTTTAAGAATGGCGATTGAAAGTGGTGGGCAATTGTTGTATCCAAAAACATCAAATGGAGACTTAGGTTTTGTTGCGGAATTTGAAGATAGTGAAGGAAATAGAATTGCCTTACATCAATCATCAAATTGA
- a CDS encoding aspartyl/asparaginyl beta-hydroxylase domain-containing protein, which yields MKSQEIKLVDGGKKSSTFKDRLVSKIMKSYLGFVDRMITKTVKNKVGETNIANYKELYALEKNWTSIRKELDQLLNQLDTVVYYEDVDKRYSRETGDEKTKKKDSWKIEQFYLYGHRIERGFKRSPLTGKLLEKIPGIQTALFSILQPKAHIKPHHGEYAGLLRCHLGLKVDSPEACKIRVNDEFFHWKEGKIFIFDHTNEHEAWNNSESIRVILIFDFVRKLPFPLSLLNKIGLKMLGKSSHIKNAKKIFENGPNQVLEPV from the coding sequence ATGAAGAGTCAAGAAATAAAACTGGTAGATGGAGGCAAGAAATCCTCAACCTTTAAAGACAGATTGGTATCAAAAATCATGAAATCATATTTAGGGTTTGTAGATCGTATGATTACAAAAACTGTAAAGAATAAGGTGGGAGAAACGAACATCGCAAATTACAAAGAGTTATATGCCTTAGAAAAGAATTGGACAAGTATACGTAAAGAACTAGATCAGCTATTGAACCAATTAGATACCGTTGTTTATTATGAGGATGTAGATAAGCGATATTCTAGAGAAACTGGTGATGAAAAAACCAAAAAGAAAGACTCTTGGAAAATAGAACAATTTTATCTCTACGGTCATCGTATAGAACGTGGCTTTAAGCGCTCTCCATTAACGGGAAAACTACTTGAAAAAATTCCGGGAATACAAACCGCATTATTTTCAATATTACAACCAAAAGCTCATATAAAGCCACATCACGGCGAGTATGCAGGCTTATTGCGCTGTCATTTAGGATTAAAGGTAGATTCTCCCGAAGCATGTAAAATAAGGGTGAATGATGAATTTTTCCATTGGAAAGAAGGCAAAATATTCATTTTCGATCATACAAACGAACACGAAGCTTGGAATAATTCTGAAAGTATACGGGTAATATTAATATTTGATTTTGTTAGAAAATTACCTTTCCCTTTGTCTTTATTAAATAAAATAGGATTAAAAATGCTAGGAAAATCCAGTCATATTAAAAATGCTAAGAAAATTTTTGAAAATGGACCAAATCAAGTTCTGGAACCTGTTTAA
- a CDS encoding NAD(P)H-dependent oxidoreductase: protein MKKTILIINAHQKYDGISEGKLNKAFVDAATTYLKENEFNIIHTHTEQPYSIDDELQKLVQTDFIIFQSPVYWFGVPWITKKYFDEVWSAGYTTVTCSGDGRTREDPSRRYGTGGLMNDKSYMLSLTYASPKMEFDNPSGFYDGKSIDDANIGTHKIFQFCGLQMLQTYAIYNVHKEENLNLEKELDIFRKTLKSNFLSN from the coding sequence ATGAAAAAAACAATACTGATTATTAATGCACATCAAAAATATGACGGAATATCAGAAGGTAAACTTAATAAAGCATTTGTTGATGCTGCAACAACTTATCTAAAAGAAAACGAATTTAACATTATTCATACACATACAGAACAACCTTATTCTATTGATGATGAACTTCAGAAACTGGTACAAACAGATTTTATTATTTTTCAAAGCCCTGTGTATTGGTTTGGAGTACCATGGATAACAAAAAAATACTTTGATGAGGTATGGTCTGCAGGGTATACTACCGTAACATGCTCGGGAGATGGCCGAACTCGTGAAGATCCAAGTCGCCGCTACGGAACAGGCGGATTGATGAACGACAAATCTTATATGTTATCTCTAACATACGCATCACCTAAAATGGAATTTGACAATCCGAGTGGGTTTTATGATGGTAAAAGTATAGACGACGCAAATATAGGCACACATAAAATATTTCAATTTTGTGGGCTTCAAATGTTGCAAACCTATGCTATATATAATGTTCATAAAGAAGAGAATCTAAACTTAGAAAAAGAATTAGATATATTTCGAAAAACCTTAAAATCAAATTTTTTGTCAAACTAG